From one Lotus japonicus ecotype B-129 chromosome 3, LjGifu_v1.2 genomic stretch:
- the LOC130742436 gene encoding zeaxanthin epoxidase, chloroplastic-like isoform X4 produces the protein MASLQALWPCSQIKHQGCIRYHRDRIAKKSFKVRFEGGNVSNSDQGRRKLRVLIAGGGIGGLVLALAAKHRGHEVKVFEKDFSVVRGEGRHRGPIQLLSSALAVLEAIDHSVAKQIMEAGCVTGNRTNGLADGLSGEWFTEFDLLTPASRKGLPITLVICRMTLQDILVKAVGSQILRNKSKVVDFIQGPSKVTVVLENGKQYEGDILIGADGIWSEVRSKLFGWQKAKYSGFTCYSGLTNHVPSYIDTIGYRVFLGLNQYFVASDVGHGKMQWYAFHEEPPSSSLFPEGKKKRLMDLFGKWCDEVITLISDTPEDMILQRDIYDRDMIYTWGIGRVTLIGDAAHPMQPNLGQGGCMAIEDCYQLILELDKVAQNGSGDFDVISALRRYEKKRIPRVRVLHTASRLASKLLVNYRPYIEFKFWPLSNLANMKIKHPGIYVARALLKFTFPHFVTWMIAGHGLW, from the exons ATGGCTTCTCTGCAAGCCCTGTGGCCATGTAGTCAGATTAAGCATCAAGGTTGTATTAGATACCACCGTGACAGGATCGCCAAGAAAAGCTTTAAAGTGAGATTTGAAGGTGGGAATGTTTCAAATTcagaccaaggaagaaggaagctAAGAGTGTTAATAGCTGGTGGTGGCATTGGTGGGCTTGTTTTGGCTCTGGCTGCAAAGCACAGAGGGCATGAAGTGAAGGTGTTTGAGAAGGATTTCAGTGTTGTTAGAGGGGAAGGTAGGCATCGTGGCCCAATTCAACTCTTGAGTAGTGCTCTTGCTGTGTTGGAAGCCATTGATCACAGTGTTGCAAAGCAGATAATGGAAGCTGGTTGTGTCACTGGAAACAGGACTAATGGCCTTGCTGATGGTTTATCTGGGGAGTG GTTCACTGAGTTTGATCTTTTGACTCCTGCTTCAAGGAAAGGGCTTCCTATTACTCTAGTCATATGCAGAATGACACTGCAAGATATACTAGTCAAAGCAGTTGGTTCCCAAATACTTAGAAACAAATCAAAAGTTGTGGATTTTATTCAGGGACCTAGCAAG GTTACTGTGGTTCTTGAAAATGGAAAGCAATATGAGGGTGATATTTTAATAGGGGCAGATGGAATATGGTCAGAA GTGCGTTCAAAACTCTTTGGCTGGCAGAAAGCTAAGTACTCAGGTTTCACATGCTATAGTGGATTAACAAACCATGTTCCCTCATATATTGATACTATAGG GTATAGGGTGTTCTTGGGTTTGAACCAGTATTTTGTAGCTTCAGATGTTGGCCATGGGAAGATGCAATGGTATGCTTTCCATGAAGAACCACCTTCAAGTTCCCTTTTCCCAGAAG GTAAGAAAAAGAGACTAATGGATCTGTTTGGTAAGTGGTGTGATGAAGTTATCACACTGATATCAGATACACCAGAGGATATGATACTGCAGAGGGATATATATGACAGAGACATGATCTACACCTGGGGGATTGGGAGAGTGACTTTAATAGGTGATGCTGCACATCCAATGCAACCAAATCTTGGCCAAGGGGGATGTATGGCAATAGAG GATTGTTACCAACTGATACTTGAGCTTGACAAGGTTGCTCAAAATGGTTCTGGTGACTTTGATGTTATCTCAGCCCTTAGAAG ATATGAGAAGAAAAGAATCCCACGAGTTAGGGTCTTGCACACAGCTAGCCGGTTGGCATCAAAATTGCTAGTCAACTACAGACCTTATATTGAGTTTAAATTTTGGCCTTTATCG AATCTAGCAAATATGAAGATAAAGCACCCCGGAATTTATGTAGCTCGTGCCCTTTTGAAGTTCACTTTTCCACATTTTGTTACTTGGATGATTGCAGGCCATGG GTTATGGTGA
- the LOC130742436 gene encoding zeaxanthin epoxidase, chloroplastic-like isoform X3 translates to MASLQALWPCSQIKHQGCIRYHRDRIAKKSFKVRFEGGNVSNSDQGRRKLRVLIAGGGIGGLVLALAAKHRGHEVKVFEKDFSVVRGEGRHRGPIQLLSSALAVLEAIDHSVAKQIMEAGCVTGNRTNGLADGLSGEWFTEFDLLTPASRKGLPITLVICRMTLQDILVKAVGSQILRNKSKVVDFIQGPSKVTVVLENGKQYEGDILIGADGIWSEVRSKLFGWQKAKYSGFTCYSGLTNHVPSYIDTIGYRVFLGLNQYFVASDVGHGKMQWYAFHEEPPSSSLFPEGKKKRLMDLFGKWCDEVITLISDTPEDMILQRDIYDRDMIYTWGIGRVTLIGDAAHPMQPNLGQGGCMAIEDCYQLILELDKVAQNGSGDFDVISALRRYEKKRIPRVRVLHTASRLASKLLVNYRPYIEFKFWPLSQNLANMKIKHPGIYVARALLKFTFPHFVTWMIAGHGLW, encoded by the exons ATGGCTTCTCTGCAAGCCCTGTGGCCATGTAGTCAGATTAAGCATCAAGGTTGTATTAGATACCACCGTGACAGGATCGCCAAGAAAAGCTTTAAAGTGAGATTTGAAGGTGGGAATGTTTCAAATTcagaccaaggaagaaggaagctAAGAGTGTTAATAGCTGGTGGTGGCATTGGTGGGCTTGTTTTGGCTCTGGCTGCAAAGCACAGAGGGCATGAAGTGAAGGTGTTTGAGAAGGATTTCAGTGTTGTTAGAGGGGAAGGTAGGCATCGTGGCCCAATTCAACTCTTGAGTAGTGCTCTTGCTGTGTTGGAAGCCATTGATCACAGTGTTGCAAAGCAGATAATGGAAGCTGGTTGTGTCACTGGAAACAGGACTAATGGCCTTGCTGATGGTTTATCTGGGGAGTG GTTCACTGAGTTTGATCTTTTGACTCCTGCTTCAAGGAAAGGGCTTCCTATTACTCTAGTCATATGCAGAATGACACTGCAAGATATACTAGTCAAAGCAGTTGGTTCCCAAATACTTAGAAACAAATCAAAAGTTGTGGATTTTATTCAGGGACCTAGCAAG GTTACTGTGGTTCTTGAAAATGGAAAGCAATATGAGGGTGATATTTTAATAGGGGCAGATGGAATATGGTCAGAA GTGCGTTCAAAACTCTTTGGCTGGCAGAAAGCTAAGTACTCAGGTTTCACATGCTATAGTGGATTAACAAACCATGTTCCCTCATATATTGATACTATAGG GTATAGGGTGTTCTTGGGTTTGAACCAGTATTTTGTAGCTTCAGATGTTGGCCATGGGAAGATGCAATGGTATGCTTTCCATGAAGAACCACCTTCAAGTTCCCTTTTCCCAGAAG GTAAGAAAAAGAGACTAATGGATCTGTTTGGTAAGTGGTGTGATGAAGTTATCACACTGATATCAGATACACCAGAGGATATGATACTGCAGAGGGATATATATGACAGAGACATGATCTACACCTGGGGGATTGGGAGAGTGACTTTAATAGGTGATGCTGCACATCCAATGCAACCAAATCTTGGCCAAGGGGGATGTATGGCAATAGAG GATTGTTACCAACTGATACTTGAGCTTGACAAGGTTGCTCAAAATGGTTCTGGTGACTTTGATGTTATCTCAGCCCTTAGAAG ATATGAGAAGAAAAGAATCCCACGAGTTAGGGTCTTGCACACAGCTAGCCGGTTGGCATCAAAATTGCTAGTCAACTACAGACCTTATATTGAGTTTAAATTTTGGCCTTTATCG CAGAATCTAGCAAATATGAAGATAAAGCACCCCGGAATTTATGTAGCTCGTGCCCTTTTGAAGTTCACTTTTCCACATTTTGTTACTTGGATGATTGCAGGCCATGG GTTATGGTGA
- the LOC130742437 gene encoding protein EMSY-LIKE 3-like yields the protein MDYEPYDSSGTDDDLPPTHQNRIPRGGRLAGNGRPAVGSVPYPRMFDGIDMEAQIHQLEQEAYSSVLRAFKAQADAISWEKESLITELRKELRLSNEEHRQLLGQVNADDMIRRIREWRRVGGHQPGMLITGQALHDSIPSPTVSASLKKQKIAPSVPSRSFSGPSPPFHPPKLTAPHQPSSSAAAKRGSVPGSKAKKQKPGQILPGVSSMKQHPSSGSGGRNQVPNRAVIGELAEGASIDSLIGRRVRTRWPDDNNFYEAVITDYNPVDGLHNLVYDMGSANETWEWVNLSEISAEDIQWVGEDPGINHRGSLRASGHGRNRSMGRDNAPGAGRGRGVVKGQSKKELLSSQNGTGKKVPEDIKILHTETLIKEVERVFSANHPDPLEIEKAKKVLGDHEQALLDAIARLGDLSDGESDGPGHHFSRAQSMDRK from the exons ATGGATTACGAACCCTATGACAGTAGTG GAACTGATGATGATCTTCCGCCAACACATCAAAATAGAATTCCTAGGGGGGGACGTCTTGCTGGGAATGGAAGACCTGCTGTTGGTTCAGTTCCATACCCTAGGATGTTTGATGGAATTGATATGGAAGCCCAAATTCATCAACTTGAGCAGGAAGCGTACAGTTCAGTTCTTAGAGCCTTTAAAGCTCAAGCTGATGCCATTTCTTGG gagaaagaaagtttgatTACAGAGCTGAGAAAAGAACTGAGACTTTCAAATGAGGAACACAGACAACTTCTAGGCCAGGTTAATGCAGATGACATGATACGAAGGATAAG GGAATGGAGGCGGGTAGGTGGCCATCAGCCTGGCATGCTGATTACTGGTCAAGCGCTTCATGATTCTATTCCTAGTCCGACGGTCTCTGCATCTCTCAAAAAACAGAAGATTGCACCATCTGTACCATCACGTTCTTTTAGTGGGCCTTCTCCCCCATTTCACCCCCCAAAATTGACTGCACCCCATCAGCCGTCTTCTTCTGCAGCAGCAAAACGAGGATCTGTTCCTGGATCAAAGGCAAAGAAGCAAAAACCT GGTCAAATATTACCTGGTGTATCTTCAATGAAGCAGCATCCTTCCTCAGGTTCAGGTGGAAGGAATCAAGTACCAAATAGAGCTGTCATAGGTGAGCTTGCTGAAGGAGCGTCAATTGATTCGTTGATTGGTAGGAGAGTGCGGACAAGATGGCCTGATGACAATAACTTCTATGAAGCTGTTATCACTGACTACAATCCAGTTGAT GGACTACATAATCTGGTCTATGACATGGGAAGTGCAAATGAAACATGGGAATGGGTTAATTTGTCAGAG ATATCTGCTGAAGATATACAGTGGGTAGGTGAGGATCCTGGAATTAATCATCGAGGGAGTTTAAGGGCCTCTGGTCATGGGAGGAATAGGTCTATGGGGCGTGATAATGCTCCTGGAGCTGGAAGAGGTAGAGGAGTTGTGAAGGGGCAATCTAAAAAAGAGCTTTTGTCATCACAGAATGGCACGGGAAAGAAGGTTCCTGAAGATATAAAAATACTTCACACAGAGACACTAATCAAGGAG GTGGAGAGGGTATTCAGTGCAAATCATCCTGATCCCCTTGAAATTGAGAAAGCCAAGAAAGTATTAGGG GATCATGAACAAGCTCTTCTCGATGCAATTGCAAGACTTGGTGATCTTTCTGATGGGGAAAGCG ATGGGCCTGGCCACCATTTCTCACGTGCTCAATCAATGGATCGAAAATGA
- the LOC130742436 gene encoding zeaxanthin epoxidase, chloroplastic-like isoform X1 encodes MASLQALWPCSQIKHQGCIRYHRDRIAKKSFKVRFEGGNVSNSDQGRRKLRVLIAGGGIGGLVLALAAKHRGHEVKVFEKDFSVVRGEGRHRGPIQLLSSALAVLEAIDHSVAKQIMEAGCVTGNRTNGLADGLSGEWFTEFDLLTPASRKGLPITLVICRMTLQDILVKAVGSQILRNKSKVVDFIQGPSKVTVVLENGKQYEGDILIGADGIWSEVRSKLFGWQKAKYSGFTCYSGLTNHVPSYIDTIGYRVFLGLNQYFVASDVGHGKMQWYAFHEEPPSSSLFPEVPAGKKKRLMDLFGKWCDEVITLISDTPEDMILQRDIYDRDMIYTWGIGRVTLIGDAAHPMQPNLGQGGCMAIEDCYQLILELDKVAQNGSGDFDVISALRRYEKKRIPRVRVLHTASRLASKLLVNYRPYIEFKFWPLSQNLANMKIKHPGIYVARALLKFTFPHFVTWMIAGHGLW; translated from the exons ATGGCTTCTCTGCAAGCCCTGTGGCCATGTAGTCAGATTAAGCATCAAGGTTGTATTAGATACCACCGTGACAGGATCGCCAAGAAAAGCTTTAAAGTGAGATTTGAAGGTGGGAATGTTTCAAATTcagaccaaggaagaaggaagctAAGAGTGTTAATAGCTGGTGGTGGCATTGGTGGGCTTGTTTTGGCTCTGGCTGCAAAGCACAGAGGGCATGAAGTGAAGGTGTTTGAGAAGGATTTCAGTGTTGTTAGAGGGGAAGGTAGGCATCGTGGCCCAATTCAACTCTTGAGTAGTGCTCTTGCTGTGTTGGAAGCCATTGATCACAGTGTTGCAAAGCAGATAATGGAAGCTGGTTGTGTCACTGGAAACAGGACTAATGGCCTTGCTGATGGTTTATCTGGGGAGTG GTTCACTGAGTTTGATCTTTTGACTCCTGCTTCAAGGAAAGGGCTTCCTATTACTCTAGTCATATGCAGAATGACACTGCAAGATATACTAGTCAAAGCAGTTGGTTCCCAAATACTTAGAAACAAATCAAAAGTTGTGGATTTTATTCAGGGACCTAGCAAG GTTACTGTGGTTCTTGAAAATGGAAAGCAATATGAGGGTGATATTTTAATAGGGGCAGATGGAATATGGTCAGAA GTGCGTTCAAAACTCTTTGGCTGGCAGAAAGCTAAGTACTCAGGTTTCACATGCTATAGTGGATTAACAAACCATGTTCCCTCATATATTGATACTATAGG GTATAGGGTGTTCTTGGGTTTGAACCAGTATTTTGTAGCTTCAGATGTTGGCCATGGGAAGATGCAATGGTATGCTTTCCATGAAGAACCACCTTCAAGTTCCCTTTTCCCAGAAG TTCCTGCAGGTAAGAAAAAGAGACTAATGGATCTGTTTGGTAAGTGGTGTGATGAAGTTATCACACTGATATCAGATACACCAGAGGATATGATACTGCAGAGGGATATATATGACAGAGACATGATCTACACCTGGGGGATTGGGAGAGTGACTTTAATAGGTGATGCTGCACATCCAATGCAACCAAATCTTGGCCAAGGGGGATGTATGGCAATAGAG GATTGTTACCAACTGATACTTGAGCTTGACAAGGTTGCTCAAAATGGTTCTGGTGACTTTGATGTTATCTCAGCCCTTAGAAG ATATGAGAAGAAAAGAATCCCACGAGTTAGGGTCTTGCACACAGCTAGCCGGTTGGCATCAAAATTGCTAGTCAACTACAGACCTTATATTGAGTTTAAATTTTGGCCTTTATCG CAGAATCTAGCAAATATGAAGATAAAGCACCCCGGAATTTATGTAGCTCGTGCCCTTTTGAAGTTCACTTTTCCACATTTTGTTACTTGGATGATTGCAGGCCATGG GTTATGGTGA
- the LOC130742436 gene encoding zeaxanthin epoxidase, chloroplastic-like isoform X2: MASLQALWPCSQIKHQGCIRYHRDRIAKKSFKVRFEGGNVSNSDQGRRKLRVLIAGGGIGGLVLALAAKHRGHEVKVFEKDFSVVRGEGRHRGPIQLLSSALAVLEAIDHSVAKQIMEAGCVTGNRTNGLADGLSGEWFTEFDLLTPASRKGLPITLVICRMTLQDILVKAVGSQILRNKSKVVDFIQGPSKVTVVLENGKQYEGDILIGADGIWSEVRSKLFGWQKAKYSGFTCYSGLTNHVPSYIDTIGYRVFLGLNQYFVASDVGHGKMQWYAFHEEPPSSSLFPEVPAGKKKRLMDLFGKWCDEVITLISDTPEDMILQRDIYDRDMIYTWGIGRVTLIGDAAHPMQPNLGQGGCMAIEDCYQLILELDKVAQNGSGDFDVISALRRYEKKRIPRVRVLHTASRLASKLLVNYRPYIEFKFWPLSNLANMKIKHPGIYVARALLKFTFPHFVTWMIAGHGLW; encoded by the exons ATGGCTTCTCTGCAAGCCCTGTGGCCATGTAGTCAGATTAAGCATCAAGGTTGTATTAGATACCACCGTGACAGGATCGCCAAGAAAAGCTTTAAAGTGAGATTTGAAGGTGGGAATGTTTCAAATTcagaccaaggaagaaggaagctAAGAGTGTTAATAGCTGGTGGTGGCATTGGTGGGCTTGTTTTGGCTCTGGCTGCAAAGCACAGAGGGCATGAAGTGAAGGTGTTTGAGAAGGATTTCAGTGTTGTTAGAGGGGAAGGTAGGCATCGTGGCCCAATTCAACTCTTGAGTAGTGCTCTTGCTGTGTTGGAAGCCATTGATCACAGTGTTGCAAAGCAGATAATGGAAGCTGGTTGTGTCACTGGAAACAGGACTAATGGCCTTGCTGATGGTTTATCTGGGGAGTG GTTCACTGAGTTTGATCTTTTGACTCCTGCTTCAAGGAAAGGGCTTCCTATTACTCTAGTCATATGCAGAATGACACTGCAAGATATACTAGTCAAAGCAGTTGGTTCCCAAATACTTAGAAACAAATCAAAAGTTGTGGATTTTATTCAGGGACCTAGCAAG GTTACTGTGGTTCTTGAAAATGGAAAGCAATATGAGGGTGATATTTTAATAGGGGCAGATGGAATATGGTCAGAA GTGCGTTCAAAACTCTTTGGCTGGCAGAAAGCTAAGTACTCAGGTTTCACATGCTATAGTGGATTAACAAACCATGTTCCCTCATATATTGATACTATAGG GTATAGGGTGTTCTTGGGTTTGAACCAGTATTTTGTAGCTTCAGATGTTGGCCATGGGAAGATGCAATGGTATGCTTTCCATGAAGAACCACCTTCAAGTTCCCTTTTCCCAGAAG TTCCTGCAGGTAAGAAAAAGAGACTAATGGATCTGTTTGGTAAGTGGTGTGATGAAGTTATCACACTGATATCAGATACACCAGAGGATATGATACTGCAGAGGGATATATATGACAGAGACATGATCTACACCTGGGGGATTGGGAGAGTGACTTTAATAGGTGATGCTGCACATCCAATGCAACCAAATCTTGGCCAAGGGGGATGTATGGCAATAGAG GATTGTTACCAACTGATACTTGAGCTTGACAAGGTTGCTCAAAATGGTTCTGGTGACTTTGATGTTATCTCAGCCCTTAGAAG ATATGAGAAGAAAAGAATCCCACGAGTTAGGGTCTTGCACACAGCTAGCCGGTTGGCATCAAAATTGCTAGTCAACTACAGACCTTATATTGAGTTTAAATTTTGGCCTTTATCG AATCTAGCAAATATGAAGATAAAGCACCCCGGAATTTATGTAGCTCGTGCCCTTTTGAAGTTCACTTTTCCACATTTTGTTACTTGGATGATTGCAGGCCATGG GTTATGGTGA